One Salvia miltiorrhiza cultivar Shanhuang (shh) chromosome 6, IMPLAD_Smil_shh, whole genome shotgun sequence genomic window, atagtaatttttacataatcttggcggacggaaggagtatgtATATTATATGAAATCCCATAAATTACCTAGAGAGCATTTTAGTTACAAGGTAAATAGCTTGAGTACTAATCGTAATTTGCCTTTTTATTTACTTgaacaattattaattaataggtACAATTTTGTCGGTTGatcaataataatataaaattaaaattaaaatttaaagtgaaaaaaatccgtgaaaaaaaaattaaaaataaagtgagATAAAATAGAACATCACAATTGATACTTAGCAATAAACAAGACATAATAAATAATCAAACCACTAATGGTTTATATATTACTTCCACAAATATAacaaaaaagtaaaagaaaaaaaaaatcaaacactCTAACTTACAAAATCACTCAAGCATAAGAGAAACAATCAGCTATCCTCTAACAAAGAACACCAACACTATATACAGTAATGATGAAAGATCAAACCATTTTTGGTATGCTATTTCCAAACATGAAGAAAAATGGGCTTTTTCAAATTTATAACTCTgtatgaagttcccctttgagAAGTCTGATTATGTGATGATCAGAATCACAAGCAGTTGCTTCTCATCTCGGACCAGAGAGCTCTATGGCCTGTGCAAGCAACGAGGAATCATCGGTGAGGTCGGAATATCGCTCCGACGAGGAGAGCTCCTGTGTCTTGAACTTGTGTGAGTCCACTCTCTGAGATGCCTCCCATCTCTCTGCAAGCCCATCGCCTTCAAGCATACGAACAACCTCCGACATCTTCGGCCTCAGCCCGGGAAGATATTGTGTGCACAGCAATGCCACCTTCACTATCTCCTCTAGCTCGATTCTGTCGTAGTTGTTCTTGAGATCTTTGTCTACTAGATCCTCTAGCTTCTTGTCTTGGTGAAGATTCTTCACCTGCAAATGGTAGTATATACAATGTAAGAGACATTTTCTAACAAGATCAAATCGAAACTAACTAATGTGGCTCACCCAATCAAGAACTGCTCCCTTCTGATTAGCTGATTTGCCAAACTGCAGTGCTCTCTGCCCAGTGATGAGTTCAAGGAGAAGGATCCCAAATCCAAAGACGTCGGTCTTCTCGGAGGACTGGCCCGTGGAGAGGTACTCGGGGGCTATGTGGCCGACTGTGCCACGCACAGCAGTCGTGACGTGTGAGTCCTGATGGTCTAGGAGCTTTGCCAACCCGAAATCACCCACCACTGCCTCGCAGTAGTCATCAAGGAGTATGTTTGCAGCCTTGACGTCTCTGTGGATTATCTTCGGGTCACATTGCTCGTGGAGGTACAGCAGCCCCCTCGCAGCTCCTAGGGCGATCCGCTTCCTCGTGCTCCAGTCTAGGACTGGTTTGGCTGCATCAGCATACATGAACATGATCAATCAAGCAAGGACAAGTTTTGTTTtgttatgttttgattttttaaatcTCTAGCTTTACCTTTGAGACGAGAAGCAACGCTGCCGTTGGACATGTAGGGGTAGACCAAGAGCTTCTCGGTTTCTGTCATGCAAAAACCATACAATCTGAGGAGGTTGCGATGAACAGCAAGGCTGATCATCTCGACTTCTGTTTGGAACTGTCTCTCCCCGCCTGCTGTGCTGCCGTCTTTGAGCCTCTTCACAGCCACGGCCGTGCCATCTTGGAGATAGCCCTTGTAGACGTTGCCAAAGCCGCCTTTTCCTAGGATGTTTTTGCTGCTGAAGTTGTTCGTCGCGTGCTGCAGCTGCCTGAAGTGAAACCTCCTCAAGTTCCCGAGTGAGACTTCCTCGTGCTCACGATCTGAGATTATTGACACGATGTGTATGGATCAGTTCAAGAACTCAACTGGCCTAGCCTACTTCTGCAGATGAGGATTGGGGATTCATACCATTGACATCGAAGAACCTTTGCTGCTTACGCCTCTGCCTTCTCCAGAAAAACAGCCCAAATCCAGCAGCAAGCAGACAGATGGCCGCCACACTTGTCCCAATTGCAAGGGAAAGCTTGCGATATTTTGATTTGGCAGAGGTAAGAGCTGCTCAGAGAAGAAGAATGCAAGGCAATGTAAGGATAAacagacatatatatatatatatatatgcaagaTTTGAACAACAAGATAGGAATTTTGCATCATACTTTGTGAAGTGTTTAAGGTCATGGACATTGGCATCAATGCTATGCCGCCAGCACATTGAGGTTCATAACCTCTCTCACATATCAAGGGGTTCCCAATGACACTGCCATCACAGTAAAATAAGCCAAACTCTCTAACTTCCATTCCTTACAACATAAACAGATAGCAACGAGATCAAAACAGCGTAGCATAGCATATGGCTTACTTGAACGTCTTTGAAGGGAAACGAGGCACAGGGCCGCTCAAGTTGTTGTAAGACAAGTCCCTGAAATTAAGACACACCAACATCAAAAAACACAGTTCTTGACAGAATAGAGAAGTTTTCAAGAAAATCGAAGAGGGAAAAGGGATTCATTTACACTAAAGAAAGCTGAGTCAAATTGGTTAGTGACATTGGAATCTCTCCAAAGAGACTGTTGTTGTTGAGCCTCCTGATATAACAACACAGACACCATTAGATCTCAAAACAATTTGCAGACTTATATATGTTTCTTGGTAATTATTTTCAAGAATTCGAAGCTCGATTCTCACATGTACTGAAGAATTTTCAAGTGGCCTAAAGCAGGAGGGATGCTGCCCCTAAACAGATTATTTGAAAGATCAAGTGTTTGAAGCTTCAACAGCCTCCCAAGCTCAGATGGAATAGGTCCGGTTATGTTATTGTTCTGCAACAATCTATCATACAACAATCCATCCATCAAAAATCAAATCTCTTTCACAGAATAACAATCAAGAAAATGTGTGAAAACATCAATCTCAAACATTCATTGTTTTCACTCACATTATCTGAAGATTAGTCAAGTTCCCAATGCTAGGAGACAGTGTGCCAGATAAATTCTGACTAGGACTCCCTCTGCACAATACAACAATCTAATAAccaaattaacccaaaaaaaaaagcaatctTTCTCAAACCCTCCAAAATTTGGAGAAATCTACATCAGAAATCCTTACAGGCCAATCACAAGATTCTGTGAAGAACAAGTGACCATAGTCCAGCTACATGGATCAACAGCATCACCATCCCAATTATCAAGAACCCCATGTGGATCCCTCAAAGCAGCTTTTATCCCCATCAGAGCTTGTACTGTACAAACACAGAAAATTAAATACACTAGTTGAAGGAAGGTACAACACCCTTAAAGCATATTCAAGACAGCATTTTTCATTTCTGGGACatgattttttctctctcttttacCTTCAAAGTTTACACCTTTTGCGGAAAGCAAACCGTTTGCAGAGCTCCAAAAGCAAAGAAACACGACGGCCCAAACCGCTGCTTCACTCTTTCTTGGCGTTTCCATtgacaaaacaaaacaaaagggAATGCTGTAGAAACTCTCTACTGCAAGTGGTGAAGGAGATGAGGCTTTGCAATGTCTGAGGTTGTAATAATCTCAAGATGAGGAGAAGCGAGTTCTTGAATTCTTTGCAGCAAATTCATTTTCTGGCAGTCCAAGAAGAAAAGTTGCTCAGTCTTTTGTGTTGTATAAAGGAAACTAGCATGCTGTCACGGGTCAGGTGCTTGTCaaggaaaataatattttacttCAAAAAAAGTATAGCCTAAGATGGGATAAATATTACCACCACATCATCTAAATTTTTGTTGTCTAAGAAAATCTTTGTGATATTCATTCaagatttcaaaattttcgagTAGTTAATCAAgacaaaaaacaaattaaaaaaataaaaaataatgccCAGACAAAATAAATCCAAGTATCTACATGGGCCAGTGAGTTCACTAGGTAGCCATATTATTTCATGGAAAAAGTAAATGTGGGAGTAAGTATACAACATAATCTTGTCATTTTCTCTCTCAACTTTATATAATGataatagtaattatttttttcactttgGGAAATACGAATTTTTGATGTATATACTGTATACACAGTTATGGCGAAGGACAGAGGGGGAATCCAACATTCCCTGAGTTTGGCCATTCAATAAAATcccaaaatttaatatatatttaaagaaGAATGTGAGAATTTCAATGAAAGTAGCGTAGATATTGATAGTGGTTTTGGTCACCTTCCCATTACCATTATccaataaaaaagaatttttgcAAAGACCATTTATATCATCATCTTTTCCCTTTGGCTGCTGTACTTGATGCATTTGTTCATCATTATTTTCGTGGTGAAAAAAGAATCACAACATGAATTCTGTGTGACCCACTTGAGTTAACGTTAATTTGATCGGTCAAATAAACGTGTCTTCTTGCCCCAAAAACATGAGAAAAGAAGAGGAAACAAAATTGCTTTATTGGGTGTTAATGTTGAGTAGAAAAGCTTCTCAATTCTAGTAGGATTTAGTGGGTTAGATTCGTTAGTTATCGACTTCAAATCATCAAATGTTTATGATTTATGAGCCTTCAATCAATGTGtgttatttgtaaattattcagataacaataaatttattcGAACTCTTTTAGTTTTGTAGTATTAAGCTCGTTGATCGACGAACATCTATTCACTGTGACAAGTATAATGTGTCTACCACTCATAAAATTAACATATGAACTAAAATTATCGCATCAATAGTGGACACGTTATACTTATCCACGGTGATCGTTTCTGTTGACGAACAAGCTAAATAAGTAAAATACTAACTTATTACTTTAGAAATAATAAAGTTATAAGGATAAATATCACTTCAAACcccaaattattttcatataatcGATTATATTTTGGACTATCAAAAACATAGTTTTAAAACACGAACTGTCGAAAAGATTCGTGGAACAGGAGTGGCATATTCGGGTGGAAAAGCTTTGTGTTCAAAGAGAAAATGAAGAGGCTAAAGGGAGATCTTAAGAAGTGGAACTCCTCGACTTTTGGTTCTATTGAGGTGAACATAAAAAACTTGAAGGATGAAATCCAGAGATGGGATGTTATTGATGATTCGTTCGGGTTGGAAGAAGGAGAACTTATCAAGAGAAACGAAGCCGCGGCAAATTTGATCTTACAGTTGAAGAATAGAGACAGCTTACTCTCCCAAAAATCAAGAGTTCGTTGGCTTGCCGATGGGGACGTTAATAGCAGTTATTTCCATAAGGTGATCAAAGGTAGAAGACTTAAAAATGAGATTTCAGGCTTGTGGATCAATAATCGATGGATCGATGAACCTTCTGAGGTTAAAAACGTTGTTAAAGCTTTCTTTCAAGCTCAGTTCCGGAGCAGGCCCCGAGTTCGACCTCTGCTCCCAGATAACTTTGTGGAAAAGAAAATTCCTGACAACTATCGAGAGTGGCTTGATTCTCCATTCACAGAGGAGGAGACTAAAAAAGCAGTGTGGAATTGCGAAGGGGGAAAGAGCCCAGGCCCTGAtggttttaattttgttttcatgAAGCATTGTTGGGATATTATCAAGGCAGATCTTTTGGAGGTTATGAATGAATTTTATTCTCATGGGAGATTGGTTAGAGGTTGTAACCCTTCTTTCATCGCTTTAATCCCTAAGAAAGAAGGTGCTGCTGAGCTGAAAGATTTCAGGCCTATTTCTCTGATCAACTGCCTTTACAAGGTCATTGCAAAAGTTCTTGCTTCCAGAATTAAACAGGTCATGAACTTCATCGTTTCTGAGTGTCAAAGTGCCTTTATCGAAGGGCGGTTCATTCTTGATGGAGTGGTGGTGCTTAACGAGATCGTGGCCGAGGCTAAAAGGAGAAAGAAAGGTCTTACTATGTTCAAAATTGATTTTGCAAAGGCTTATGATTCCGTTGAGTGGGAATTTCTTGATACAATGCTTGAGAAAATGAATTTCAGTCCGAAGTGGAGAAGGTGGATTTCGGGATGTCTTCAGTCGGCTTCGACCAACGTTCTTGTCAACGGTTGCCCTTCGGGGAATTTCCAGCTTGAGAGAGGACTCCGTCAGGGAGACCCTCTCTCCCCGTTCCTTTTCATCATTGTGGTTGAAGGGTTGCACCTATTATTGGAAAAGGCGGTTTCTAAGGGGCTGTTGGAACCGTTTCCTATCGGCAACGGAGAGACTCGAATTTCCCACCTACAGTATGCCGATGATACGATGCTTATTGCCACTGATAAGAGAGAAAATTCGTGGGCGTTTAaaagcattcttaagttatttGAGCTGATTTCGGGCCTTAAAGTGAACTTTGATAAAAGCGTGATGGTGGGAATTGGTTTGGATGCTCAAAGAACCAA contains:
- the LOC130989788 gene encoding protein NSP-INTERACTING KINASE 1-like — encoded protein: METPRKSEAAVWAVVFLCFWSSANGLLSAKGVNFEVQALMGIKAALRDPHGVLDNWDGDAVDPCSWTMVTCSSQNLVIGLGSPSQNLSGTLSPSIGNLTNLQIILLQNNNITGPIPSELGRLLKLQTLDLSNNLFRGSIPPALGHLKILQYMRLNNNSLFGEIPMSLTNLTQLSLVDLSYNNLSGPVPRFPSKTFNVIGNPLICERGYEPQCAGGIALMPMSMTLNTSQTLTSAKSKYRKLSLAIGTSVAAICLLAAGFGLFFWRRQRRKQQRFFDVNDREHEEVSLGNLRRFHFRQLQHATNNFSSKNILGKGGFGNVYKGYLQDGTAVAVKRLKDGSTAGGERQFQTEVEMISLAVHRNLLRLYGFCMTETEKLLVYPYMSNGSVASRLKAKPVLDWSTRKRIALGAARGLLYLHEQCDPKIIHRDVKAANILLDDYCEAVVGDFGLAKLLDHQDSHVTTAVRGTVGHIAPEYLSTGQSSEKTDVFGFGILLLELITGQRALQFGKSANQKGAVLDWVKNLHQDKKLEDLVDKDLKNNYDRIELEEIVKVALLCTQYLPGLRPKMSEVVRMLEGDGLAERWEASQRVDSHKFKTQELSSSERYSDLTDDSSLLAQAIELSGPR